The following are from one region of the Falco cherrug isolate bFalChe1 chromosome 19, bFalChe1.pri, whole genome shotgun sequence genome:
- the LOC102051865 gene encoding transmembrane protease serine 12, with protein sequence MLSSNKGKTSAVLKEARVEIIPSSVCNSSDAYGGLVNNNMLCAGSRSGGTDACQGDSGGPLACYHPGTHKYYLIGIASFGVGCGRPKFPGIYVRLSQYRGWIKSELLLSNKAVNPISVTLTICLTAIQTVLVWTF encoded by the exons ATGCTGTCTTCCAATAAAGGTAAAACTTCAGCTGTGTTAAAAGAAGCACGAGTGGAAATTATTCCTTCTAGCGTCTGTAACAGTTCGGATGCGTACGGAGGTCTGGTTAACAACAACATGCTCTGTGCTGGCTCTCGATCAGGAGGCACCGACGCCTGTCAG GGAGACAGCGGTGGCCCTTTAGCGTGCTACCACCCTGGTACCCACAAGTACTACCTCATAGGGATTGCCAGCTTTGGAGTTGGCTGCGGGCGACCAAAATTTCCTGGGATCTACGTCCGTTTATCGCAATACAGGGGATGGATAAAATCGGAACTTCTGCTGAGTAACAAGGCGGTGAATCCCATCAGCGTTACACTTACCATCTGCCTGACCGCGATACAGACGGTACTTGTGTGGACTTTCTGA
- the ATF1 gene encoding cyclic AMP-dependent transcription factor ATF-1 isoform X1 — MSLRGPAPLTVVQLPGEQVQVQGVIQTAQSSSVIHSPQVQTVQVSSLSESEDSQDSSDSIGSSQKARGILARRPSYRKILKDLSSEDTRDRKGDEESPGVSTVTSMSVPTPIYQTSTGQYIAIAANGLQLASPGADGVQGLQTLTMTNASGTQPGTTILQYAQTSDGQQILVPSNQVVVQTASGDMQTYQIRTTPTTTSLPQTVVMTSPVTLTSQTSKTDDPQLKREIRLMKNREAARECRRKKKEYVKCLENRVAVLENQNKTLIEELKTLKDLYCHKSV; from the exons ATGTCTCTCCGAGGTCCTGCTCCCCTGACAGTTGTTCAGCTTCCTGGAGAACAAGTCCAGGTCCAGGGAGTCATTCAGACAGCTCAGTCCTCTTCTGTAATCCACTCACCTCAGGTGCAAACAGTGCAG GTATCATCTTTGTCTGAGAGCGAAGATTCTCAGGATTCATCGGATAGCATAGGCTCTTCACAGAAAGCTCGAGGCATCTTAGCTCGTCGTCCATCTTACCG gaaaatttTGAAAGATCTTTCTTCTGAAGATACACGTGATAGAAAAGGAGATGAGGAGAGCCCTGGTGTCTCTACTGTTACATCTATGTCCGTTCCCACCCCTATCTACCAGACAAGCACTGGACAGTACA ttgcCATTGCCGCCAACGGGTTACAGCTGGCCAGCCCGGGGGCAGATGGTGTGCAGGGTCTGCAGACGCTAACGATGACCAACGCCAGTGGTACTCAGCCGGGGACGACAATACTGCAGTACGCGCAAACGTCAGATGGGCAACAGATCCTCGTACCCAGCAACCAGGTGGTAGTGCAGA CCGCGTCAGGAGACATGCAGACTTACCAGATCCGCACCACACCAACCACCACCTCCCTTCCTCAGACCGTCGTGATGACATCTCCCGTCACCCTGACGTCACAGACAAGTAAGACAGATGATCCGCAGTTGAAACGAGAAATAAGGCTGATGAAGAACAG AGAAGCTGCTCGAGAATGCCgtagaaagaagaaagagtaTGTTAAATGCCTGGAAAATCGAGTTGCGGTCCTggaaaatcagaacaaaactCTAATTGAAGAGCTAAAAACTTTGAAAGATCTTTACTGTCATAAAAGTGTGTAA
- the ATF1 gene encoding cyclic AMP-dependent transcription factor ATF-1 isoform X2: protein MEEVHKSSSNSSVTPSQTAAVQGTTLQAAQLSHIAQQMSLRGPAPLTVVQLPGEQVQVQGVIQTAQSSSVIHSPQVQTVQVSSLSESEDSQDSSDSIGSSQKARGILARRPSYRKILKDLSSEDTRDRKGDEESPGVSTVTSMSVPTPIYQTSTGQYIAIAANGLQLASPGADGVQGLQTLTMTNASGTQPGTTILQYAQTSDGQQILVPSNQVVVQTASGDMQTYQIRTTPTTTSLPQTVVMTSPVTLTSQTSKTDDPQLKREIRLMKNREAARECRRKKKEYVKCLENRVAVLENQNKTLIEELKTLKDLYCHKSV from the exons ATGGAAGAGGTGCACAAGAGCAGCAGTAACAGTTCAGTGACGCCTTCCCAAACAGCAGCTGTACAAGGTACAACACTACAGGCAGCTCAGCTCTCTCATATTGCTCAACAG ATGTCTCTCCGAGGTCCTGCTCCCCTGACAGTTGTTCAGCTTCCTGGAGAACAAGTCCAGGTCCAGGGAGTCATTCAGACAGCTCAGTCCTCTTCTGTAATCCACTCACCTCAGGTGCAAACAGTGCAG GTATCATCTTTGTCTGAGAGCGAAGATTCTCAGGATTCATCGGATAGCATAGGCTCTTCACAGAAAGCTCGAGGCATCTTAGCTCGTCGTCCATCTTACCG gaaaatttTGAAAGATCTTTCTTCTGAAGATACACGTGATAGAAAAGGAGATGAGGAGAGCCCTGGTGTCTCTACTGTTACATCTATGTCCGTTCCCACCCCTATCTACCAGACAAGCACTGGACAGTACA ttgcCATTGCCGCCAACGGGTTACAGCTGGCCAGCCCGGGGGCAGATGGTGTGCAGGGTCTGCAGACGCTAACGATGACCAACGCCAGTGGTACTCAGCCGGGGACGACAATACTGCAGTACGCGCAAACGTCAGATGGGCAACAGATCCTCGTACCCAGCAACCAGGTGGTAGTGCAGA CCGCGTCAGGAGACATGCAGACTTACCAGATCCGCACCACACCAACCACCACCTCCCTTCCTCAGACCGTCGTGATGACATCTCCCGTCACCCTGACGTCACAGACAAGTAAGACAGATGATCCGCAGTTGAAACGAGAAATAAGGCTGATGAAGAACAG AGAAGCTGCTCGAGAATGCCgtagaaagaagaaagagtaTGTTAAATGCCTGGAAAATCGAGTTGCGGTCCTggaaaatcagaacaaaactCTAATTGAAGAGCTAAAAACTTTGAAAGATCTTTACTGTCATAAAAGTGTGTAA